From Branchiostoma lanceolatum isolate klBraLanc5 chromosome 16, klBraLanc5.hap2, whole genome shotgun sequence:
ACCAATTTTGTTTCGCGTAAGCAATGACTGCTTACTTTAGACATGTCCCTTTCATATAACTTTCTGGCCTGCGTGCTATGCTATACGTGCTATGCTAGATAATTTACCGGGACTCTCATGTTGTGGAGCCTAAGTATGGAagctctactctccaagcagaggagtccGGCTGTCAATTGTTGAcgtgttttatgcgtttttgtcgggctctctactttgtcatgtttcttttttgtgtCATGTGTATTAATGAgacacatgacaaagtagaaagcccgaccaaaaggcctaaaacacgtcaaaaccactcatctgcttggagagtatggaAGCTCgataaactaactaggatggcactcagAGTGAGTTGACAACTTTCTACAATCTTCTAAGAATCTTGCTATTCTGCTAGGTACCCGTACAGTGGAAGCCagttattgtttcttttttttttcgatatGCGTTCGCCGGCTTAATAGACAAGCACCATTGAAAATGACGAGACCcacgaaaaaaatgaaagaaaatttttTTACGGCGTATAATGTTAATGTGTACGTATGTAGGGCTTCTAGCGAGCCACTTTTGCAAAGTCTGCGAAACATCTATAGAGTGGTAATAGTACTGCAAAACGTGTTCAttccaaaacaacaacagcaaaactgTCGACGGAGTCATTTGGACATTCAAACCTACGCGGTCACAcgtgaaaaatgaaaacaaatacacCAGGTTTGTTTTTGTTACCTTTGAGACTTTGTGTGTACAAACGTTCCCACGGAAAAATGCAAACATATCGTAAAAATCAATTCTACCAGATGTTTCACGCTACAAGATTCGCCGAGTCTACATATGTAACACCAGTAACGGTAGTTAGGTCACAGCAGgtaaattatatggatgacatcagggGCATGCATGTTTATCgctcaattcttgttacaatgtttatgGTCTCTAACCTTGAAAATGTAGGcaccttgttttgttttctttcttttttctctgtCCACCTTATATTTTTATTCGCCCGCTCGCATTAGCTAGATTTGCTGTCTACAGGGGATGTCAtgcatagaatttacttgcaaTGGCCTTACAAACGCAAGACTCCGTTGATGGTCAGTTCTCAGAAGAGGGTTTCAAAAAGCACCGTTTATTTCAGAAATACCCAGTGTTGTGCAAGCGTGTTAGGTTTCCCAAGGTCTTTCCCAAAATACCTGAAATATTACGTTTGTATATTCGATTTTCAATATCATAGGGGAAGTGAatgttttacatacatgtatattctcctATAAATATGACATATATGCAAGAACATCTATATATTAGATAAGACATATTTGCATTAGGCGTGGGCGAAGTTTCAAGTCAAGACTTGTATTTTCCCCAAAAATCTTGCGAACAAAAGGCCAAACCGAAGAAACTATGTATACCTGCTTATATATGTAGTATACGTTGTAAAACTGTCACAAACACATATGAATCGTCATATGATCCTTCAAAACTAACTGCGCCATTGTTGTCAATCTCTTTCGTTAGATTCCGCTCACCATGGGTATTATGCCAGTAGTCTTACTGATGGCCAGCATCTCTGGTAGTCATGGTAACCGATGTACCAAAACCCTGCCGACTACCGGCCGCATCCGGTACTCCAGCCGGGACTCCGCCCAGGCATTGGTGGAAACTTTCATCCAATCATCCATCAAACCTGGAGAGACCCTCTGTTTCACCCTACATGACCTCGCCAACGATGACGCTGGCTCTGACGTGTCCATCTCCATGGCAACGAACGGGAGCGTGCCGTTGCTATGGCAACTGACATACGAAGGCATCGAGATGGACTACGGCGTCAAGAACCGGTACTCCTTCTACCGACCGAAGTATGAATCAGATTGTAACTGTGACTGCCCGCAATGGGGTGACTACTGCAATTCCAAAACAGACCGGTGCTCCGAGCATGAGCTAGACTTCTGTTACAACACTTACATACCAGACCAAACGGGTCACGGCTGTGCTGTGTACTGGAAGAGCGAAGAATCCGAGGTCTGTTGCGCTCTTTACGTCGGCAAAGACCCAAGCTCACCCAAGTACGACGCTGTGTACCTCTCATCGGACGGCAAACCGGTTGTCAAGTTTACCCTCAAAGTCTACGACAGTAGGACGGACGAAGTGGTGCTCTCCTATCCAGCCTTTACAGTGGGTCTAAACGATCGATCGTACACTGAAGCACAACACTGGGTAAGGCTGGAGCTGACAGGGGACACGCCGACTCAGATCGACAGCGGGTACTACTACACCAAGAGTGAAGAGACACAATTATACACGGACGTTAACATTAACGGTCTGAACGAGTTTGACCCGAGAAAGATGGGGTGGCTCAAGGTTCGCGACGACGGAACCGTGGAACGACCACCAGAAAGAACGGTGGTCGATGCGTTCCACATTAAGACAAAGAGGTGTCACAACAACTTTGACTACTCGGAAACATGGCAGATCTATGGTCATGGGAATTGGGAGGATCATTCTGGGTCGAGTGTTGAGGACTTCTACGATTGGGTACGGGAGGCTAGGTACTCCCGGGAGCGGCGCGCGGTCACGATCATCCCGCAGTACGACCGACTCGTCACGGTCAAGGTCGGCATCAACACCACGACTAACGTCCTCTTCTACTACCATGACTCAGATCTGATAGATTTCACGGCCGAAGTTCGGGTAGACAGGCACTCCAACCGATTCGCCAACATAACcttggtggcagcggtgggatcaCTCGTAGGGTCCATCGCACCTTATGACGGAGATAGCTCCGCGACTGTGCACAGGTTTGAGCTACACGTAGGCTCCACATCCGCGACAAACTCCGTCAAACGCATTCCATTGCCGAAAACCATCAACGGTACGAGTCGGATGTGCCTGTCGCCGCTTTCCAAGCCTGGGAACGAGGTCTGCAAGACCGTGCCGTTCGTACAGGAGGCGCTGCAAGACTTTATCGTGCCGCCGACCTGGAGGCCTGGCAACCCCGGAGACGCCGGCGCGGGGTTCAACTTGAACTGGCTCCTCGACTTTTTCGGTCAGTTTTCTCTCGTTTAGTTAAAGGTTTATTAAAAGTCTCCCATTAAAAGATACTGGAAAGAATAAAATATGTGAAGACCGTAGCCCCAGTGAAGTCCCAtacatgcaaatttatgcatattttaaGATTCTCGTAACATGATGCAGATTCTAAAACATTCTAGGTGCATATTTCATATCTTTGATATACACAGGATTTCTGAACAAAGTATGCTCGAATCCCATACATGCAAATGTATGCAAATTTTATGATTCTCGCAACGATACGTAGACTATTAAACATCCTTGGTGTATCTTTAATATTTTTAATGTATACAGGCTTTCTGAACCCCGCCGAATGGTTCAATGGCATCCAGGGCTGGTTGGAACTGTTTGCCATGATGTTGGACATCGCCCTGTTCATAGCGGCCATCTTTCTCTTCATCAAGATCTGCACTTGGTTCAACGTGGCAGGATTTTTCACGACAAAGGTTCCGAAATGGGTAAGGATTCAAAAACTTCAGTTTGCTGTAGAATTGTAGATACAATACTTTAAACCAACGCTGTTGACACATTAGAATAAACAACATACAATGTTGTCTGCAAGATGAAAACCTTCATGTGAATctgtagcctcttccattgacccattgacctggaatgtctgccTGAGCAAAGGTTGATAAATCCACTAATTCTACCATCTCTGAACATCCATTGTTTGTCAATCCCGCATCTCTGACCTTTTGGCGCTTCACTTCCTGTCCCTTTGTGGCGAAACAtgcctgtatacatgtagtgtgtgAAAATACGGACACACAAgcgaacaaacaaataaacatacaaacacaccaaaaaactCCGTACATGGAGGTGAAAAATGCTTGACAAACCACTTTATGACCTCCTTGTACACACAAACCACAGTTTCTCCAAGGTCAACGCTTGTATGATCTTGTAGCAGGTTGGTGGGCAAGTTTTGTCTTGCAAGGGCAAATAATAGTCTCATTGAAACAATGGCCAAAACCTTTTCTGTGTAAGAGTGCTGAGCTGACATTTCtattttttctgttgttttcaaacACACTATGACGTTGTTCGATTTTTGTCCAGAGTGAGGGGGTGGAGATGTCACTTCTCAGGCGCCGGAGAGCAGAACATGGGGACGTGTGCTGATGATGTCACAAGGTCCGGTCCAATCAGGAGACGTTCAGGATAACTCGTTTAAACACGAAGGTCCTCATTCGCGCTTGGCACATGATTGTCATATACCCACCACGCAATATCATatcaattgttgtgcaataaagttattattatattttcatTATTATTGACATAAATTGATCTTTAAGCTGGGGATCTACATAAAGCAAAAATGTATTAGTATATCACATACCCCTTTTCCAGAAGAATATGCCCTGCTTTACAGCCtgtatatgtaacgttgggtaacctaaattcgggatttttccgataatggttgactgaaatcaatctagcagaacaataaaccatcctttttttctattattctgtcagtatcatgtactatctttgcactaatcatatgtatggtagattttgtctctagtcgtgctgacaccatgatatttcaacttgaaactaccgtccgccgcacgcacaattacggtgctgtcggacaggggggcacattaattcgggagagaagattcgtcttgaatatcttaccgctaatcacattttatacagcagctattcgttccatccttggcttgaggagagtgctatggatatagacgtgtccaagtaaaaaaaatacacgaaaaaacggccgtaccgcacacatcaggccagttcgggaacaacccgtgtgttgagtcggtagaacttcactcaaagtcggcccatcgtcatcatcgggcaacgtgtaacgttacattattcatggaaagttagctggatgccgtagcaatggtaatactactatgtccatgtgttccttgttgtgttaggagcaaactttgaggaaaatatcttcctcagtccactatcacacgcagcatttagacaaaaaagtgttcctcacaaacctttgtcgtctgcttgacaacaggattctggttaacaatatggcggcgggaaaatacacgtgccgtaggttgcagcaacagagaggagttttgatgattgatcacacttagaatccagttgcaggttagcaaaagagattgtaataagttgtcttgtaaataattgtgtttagcaggaagcggatgtgacatttttcttataaaccagccgacaaccatgttgtgcaattctcccacgaagccctcagactgttccaataagggacggagagtttttgaccgcgtcgccttataatgcatgcttatcgaagcttttcagacagtgttctgaatacgttagtctgtcaagtttgcatttctagcggtattactgacgttgcatctagcaaatatccctaaataccccgttttcgaaaaatcccgactttaagtaccccacgaatttaggttacccaacgttacatttacCAACTACTAGTAAGAATTAGCTATTCTCGTAATACAGCTTGTTATATAAAGGCTCTTGAttggtacatacattgtaaaaaagGTTTGTGCTAGATTAATTGTATACGTGTTAACGTTTGAGCAGTTGTAATTTCCGCGAGTGACGGTCTCCGTAAATAGTAGTTAAACAATGAAGTACATTTTGCTCGTAACAGTCTTTAACAAACGAAATTTACTTGAAAATTGATATGTACACTAACACCAATCTTGCGTACACTTGTCATGTGaatgaaacacaaataaactgacttGTACAGTAACACAATTGAAGTTGTGTTTTATGCATGTTGTGCTTGTGCGTAAAAGCAGGTGCGTAATATGTTTGATCGCACCATGTCTACATATTTACTTGACATTGATTTATTGATCATAAATACCCAAATAACAAAGTGTTTCTTTACACAAATAGTTCCTTCCTTTCCAATGGAGTTCAATTCCGTTTGTCTGTTTACCTGAAAGTGAGAACACTCGCACTGTTCCTACAAGAACGTGTACAGGTGACGTGCACAGCTGCAGGTGACACTAGCTGTGTTTTGTGGAATCTTACCCAAGATGTCCCACCGTATAAAGGTCGTGTTCACACGAGAATTAGTTGTACGTGTTGATCATACTAGGTGGGTGGGGGTCTGATAACCTCCGGTGTGTAGCGATATGTTATCCTGTTCACACGAGAATAATTGTACTCCCAAATTCGATCTGTTTACGTTAAATGACTTATCAAGTCACGAGGTACAGTAGAAGTACAGCCTGGGCGTGCACAAGAAAGAGGAATAACAATAAACGtgtaaaagaaagaagaacGGAAACATCCAACGGTAAGCATCCTGGGCAAAACTTCTCTAGCTTCTAGTCAACTCGTGAAGTGACTACAACTCTAGACACTGGAGGACCGAAAGGTCGCCCTGTGTGTCATGTTCGCCATGAACGTATTATACAACTCGGACCTGTACATACACTAGTTTTCACAACTCAGGGGTATAGTTAGCGGCTGTGTGACaatacaaaacagaaaaatagaCCTATTAGCCAAGTACGCAGAGAGCGCTACAACAAAAGCCAAACTCCATACCTCGTCCAACTTTTGAATGTGTCGGCAAAAAACATCAGTATAGTCGGTCATCCCAAGAATCCtatggatacatgtatatgttattttGATGTCATTTTAGAAAGTATGTGTTCTGCAAAatgattttaccaactcagTGTTATACACTAGTATGTTATCTAAATTCAGCCAATGGCAACGGACATTATTAAAATCGTTTTCAAATtgatgattggtttattgattgaaaAGGTCTCTTCTCTTATATATGGACATCATAGGCGGCGGTTGACAATGTACCGACTGTCCTCTCATATCATCTTAGTCCTCCTGGTCGCATCAGGACTTTGTCTCCATGGTCCTTCCCACCTGGGTGATTTTACAGCAGAGGTGGTGTTGGACAAGTTCTCCAGTCGTTACGCCAACATTACACTGGTGGCGGCGGTGGGATCACTGGTGGGCACCGTCACCCCTTTGGCCACAGAAGACCAGGGAGTCCCGTTCGTGTTTGAGTTACTCGTGGACTCGCCGTCCAAGGTCACATCGGTGAAGCAAGTGCCCCTACCAAGCTACATCCATGGCCACAGCCGTCTGTGTCTGTCTCCGCTGTCAAGACCAGACGATGAAGTCTGTAAGGAGGTGCCGTTTGTCGAGGAAGCGGGCAGGGGGTTTCTTGTTCCGCCCGGACCAAGGCTTAAGGTCAGCGAAAGCCGGAAACAGAGAAGCAATAATGGAACTACCCGTTCGTTTCTAGGTGAGTTTCCCCATCTTTTAATTAACGTTATTAGAAAGCTTGAAGATACAGTTGTAGTAAGAGACTGTAAGAAATTCTGATACAAGTGAAAGAGACTGATGGAGAGACTCGTTTTTCAGTCTTACCTTTGGCCTGGACGTTTTGTCGTAGGATATAGTTGATACATTATCATACAAGTATTTGCCTGATCGATTGGTGATAATATTGGCATATTCACAGCTCATACAGGgcatctttattgacacaacaaacatacTATATTTCGTAAGGTCTGCTACATATTtccatacaaacagtcaagtgaaTACTAACTAACCTATACATAagtgtatatgaatagatatgaataaatcaacatgttgagtccaacgtaACATTCACACTATTGGCTCTAAGTATTTGTTCCTTTGACCTTTGTCTAGAGTACATGAACCCAGGTCAGTGGTTGAACGGTGTGCAAACTCCGCTAGAAGGCGCAGCTATTGCTGTCGACGTCTTCCTGATGCTGCTCTTCGCCGGTGTTGTGGCAGTTCTTGGTGTCCTGTGTCTGCAGAGCCGAAATGTTCACCGGGGCGCGTCAAGGGAAACTGCAACAACCAGTGCTTAATAATAAATAAGGACGTGAAAGTATGGAGGAAGGGAAAtttattgattcattcatttgtttatctatttattcctTCATTCATCCATTTACTCACGAGTCCATTCACCCccccatccatccatatatctAACCATTCATTcacccatccacccatccatccatctaaccattcattcattcatccatccatccattcatctacccattcattcattcattcatccatccatccatgcaccCATCCATTCATCTacccattcattcatccatctacCCATTCattaatccatccatccattcattcatacattcatgcattcattcatttaccTACTCAGTATGTTATCTATATCAGAATCTATATTATCAAGGTatacatctaacgttatatgcatAAGCAAATAGCACCATGATAATGCATATTACCATCTGTTTTATGATTTACGGAGCTATAACAATAGTAGCAAAACACAAATTGCATCATCACATATGGAACATTCAAGATACTGGTCAATAAATCTCAAACGTAGCAAACGAGTGTCTTGTTTGACCTTTGAAGTTGTCTACTACAATcgaaaaataatgataatccaGCATAACCGGTACTAGATTGGCCTAGGCTATATCCACTTATGGTTGGAGCCTACATAGCCCTGCACATTACAGAATACATCATATGTCATCGTTGGATAGAAAAATGTCTTGAGTAAAATTTTGAAGCAAATAGCTTGATCGTCCAGAAGTTATAAAACCAACCATAGAAAGTCCTTAATTCTAAAAGCTAGAGAAGAAATACTAAACATAACTGTCATGTCACCATCCAtgaaatctaaaagaaaaacTAAATTTCTACTAAAATCGCAAAACCCACCTttcattaaaaacgtgggactaTTCATTTAATAGCTACTGCCTTCTGCGTTTCAGAGAAGTCACCCCCACCTCCCGCaatggaaaaaggggccctgccgggtagttcccggtcTGGGTTTTTTCATTTTGGGCGTGACCTGGCTATCTTTTAGCACGGCTGGGACCCGAGAgtaatttagttctgacttagaTTTTACGTTATTGTATCTGTGTGTTTCCTTTCAAATTGTCATTAGCTTTCGGACATGAGTTTGCAAATAGAGGACCATAAAGCTACTTCAGTACTCCGCGGATAATAGCTAGCTATATAATTTGCATATCGCGGAGCTCATTTCCGCGGAGGCTTGCAGATAGACTCTACCCGGACCGCAGTGCAACTCTGTTGAACTTTTAGCTTCTTTTAAACGTTTTTAAAGTCTCAAAAATGGCCCCAAGGAAGAACGCCGTCGCCAAGAGAGCTCGCCAGAAGTCTGAGTGTAAAGGCACCGATAAAGAGGACAGAAGTCGGCGGGAGCCTACGGGGGCCGGGGCGCTGGTGTGTTGTACGCCGCGcgggtgtggggaggggggctcggTGACGCTAGGACAGGACGGTTTGGTTAGGATGGTCTGTACGAACACCAAGTGTGACCAGGTTTGTGATTCTTTTTAAGACTCTAGTTGTGCTTTATTGTTTATAAACAACTTTTAACCGTAGCGGTTTTTGGACGGTGTCTTTCGGCTTGCAGCCTTGACAGATGTAAAGGGGTTGGCGGAAAAACCTATCCAGTCCGGACAGCGGAAAAACCGAACCAGTCTGAAAAGTGGGTATGGGGAATCAAGCAGGTTCACTAATGTTCAGGCAATCTGTAATATTTGGAGGGTTTGAATGTGCCATTAAGCATACCAGGAACCCCCTGCAGACCCTTTTTTCCTACTGGAATCTTTTGTAGTCATGCtctcacatactgctacagtattggacaaaaatgttcgcagtggttttaactttgtggaGTTTGCCGCGAAAACCcgtaacataaaaccaccacaaaattttGCATTCACAGTGTGTAAGGAGACCAACCATGGTGGGCATCCTGGGTAATTGATTACGAAGGACCCTGTCTCACTCGTCAAATGGTTTCGTCCACATCCGTGACGTCATTCATTCTTGTCTACTTAGTATTCAACATTGCCGTTGAACACCGTGATCTTTACCCTTGTATTATTATTTCCCCTCCCTGCCCTACCCGCGGGATCTGTTATTGGTTGTACAAGAAAGAAACATTCAACTGTATTCTGCTTGCAGCAGTGCCATTTAGCAGTAAGAATATTAGGTGCAGAAGGTAGCGGAAAGACTACCAAACCATTGCCAGATAACAGTAAACTGTtctctggttgtgtacaaagaatttttATATCCGTTAATTTGATAAGAATTTTTTAGATGTAGTGGCACCAGTTTTTGGCAAATGGATGACCTGTCACGTGTAAGTTGagtaaccttcgcatatctaagtctaactgcatgcattgcttaaagctgtctaatgaggatgcgtCTACGGCACTGggaattgtttgtttttcctcatAATTTCAGGGAAACCTTATGCACAAGGGTTGCTTTGAGGCTTACGAAGAGTACGTGATCAAGCGGTTGATGAAAAGCAGGGGGGGCCGTATTCGCTGCACGGACGCACAGCTGCGTCAAGGGCTCTGGGGGAAGAGCTGGAATATCACCAGTAAGGTAAGCTGCTTTGTCGaaagtgctgcatacctaaactcaggttcaggtccggattcaagtccagagggtcaggttcaggtctggacttaaTAGGTCCGGGCCTGAATACATAGCACATTTGTgctaagaaaaatatatttttttggtaTACTAGTACTAAGTTATAGAATAGCATATTGGCATGAATCttacatgaaatttgaaaactatacatacaaaatcatatacagtcagtagtaaacacaaaattaTAGTGATGAACAAAAATACAgcagtgtttttgtcttttccaaTGGAGATTTCACAACCTAAAGAAGATTTAAGATGGttcagaacaaaaaggagaatgtaagtgagagttttttttttcaagtccggacttgttccagacgtttaggttttttttacttgaaacaAAACGTTAGGTCCAGACGACTCCAGTTTGATTCAAGtccagggtttaggtacgcagcactagttgtCGATATCATTCCAACTTCACTACAGCTACCAAGACCAAATTATGACTTGTGCAATGGGTAGAGTTCTTATCCTGCAtggagtacatgtaggtatagtgttctcaccagaatatTGTCATAGCATAgaggtcaggtacagaaggccatcTTTGTGCAAACTTGCAAGCCACACGTTGAGTGCCAAAGGCATGACCACATTTGGGCATCTTGTCACAGAAATATCTGAAATTCATAACCCCCAGAGACACTTtttcctagcctgggtgccatcctattactaccagAACTCTTACAGTcgctttgttttgttgttatgcTGCATTAAAATCTACAAGTActcaccctcattaaatcaggacccctatcgctccacgttggcTCTTgcgaaggggccctgatcttcagagccggtagacatggttctggcgccgttactaacagttgctcatgaataattaatgagctatccttatttggcggttaatttgttcagaacctaaagtaacgatgtgagacgtaacctgattggttgatagcttcccagcgttctttgcgcttTTGCGCCAGATGAGgggaagcaaaccctctgattggctgaagctgttttggtgatgacgtcgccagaaccatgtctaccggcgctAACGATCAGGGCCCCTTCGCAAGAgccaacgtggagcgataggggtcctgatttaatgagggtgctaGTACGAGGTGGTGTTCAGAACTTTCTGCTTATGTTTACCTATTTGCTAACAAACATTTTGTAATTACTTAAAATGCTGTCTCGTGTCATGACTTTTTATCCTGAGTTGAAAAAAAGTGTCTTTTCACCATTTCCAGATCAGTGTATGCAACTGTGGCGGTCATCTAAGAAAGGACCGTGAATGGGAACCAGTGGAAGAGGCGGAACCCCAGGCTCCCGTAGCCAAAGCAGTGAAAAAGAAGTCCACAGAAAAGCCCAGTCTGGTGGGCTTCTCCAACAGGAGAAGCAAAAAGGCTCAGTCATCGATGAGGGTTCTAGAGCTGAACAGGAACCTGAAAGCTGGTGTCAAGAAAGGGGAGGAACCAGTGCAAACTGGTAAGAGACTACTGTAGATTCAGTTACACTCGTGATGTTTTATATCTTgataggaggggaaaggaggttttcctaTTGTTTTGTagcacagtagtaatacattgaacACACATATATTCACAATGTTGTTGTGGGGGGATGAGCTTTAGCTGGTAAGGGACATAAGATGTTTCAATCTGAGTGATGGAAATGTTGAAGAATCGTTTTTCAAcatgttcttctccttctttctGCTGAGCCTCCAGAGATTAGAGATTACTAGCAGCttgca
This genomic window contains:
- the LOC136421972 gene encoding cell fusion protein aff-1-like; the encoded protein is MGIMPVVLLMASISGSHGNRCTKTLPTTGRIRYSSRDSAQALVETFIQSSIKPGETLCFTLHDLANDDAGSDVSISMATNGSVPLLWQLTYEGIEMDYGVKNRYSFYRPKYESDCNCDCPQWGDYCNSKTDRCSEHELDFCYNTYIPDQTGHGCAVYWKSEESEVCCALYVGKDPSSPKYDAVYLSSDGKPVVKFTLKVYDSRTDEVVLSYPAFTVGLNDRSYTEAQHWVRLELTGDTPTQIDSGYYYTKSEETQLYTDVNINGLNEFDPRKMGWLKVRDDGTVERPPERTVVDAFHIKTKRCHNNFDYSETWQIYGHGNWEDHSGSSVEDFYDWVREARYSRERRAVTIIPQYDRLVTVKVGINTTTNVLFYYHDSDLIDFTAEVRVDRHSNRFANITLVAAVGSLVGSIAPYDGDSSATVHRFELHVGSTSATNSVKRIPLPKTINGTSRMCLSPLSKPGNEVCKTVPFVQEALQDFIVPPTWRPGNPGDAGAGFNLNWLLDFFGFLNPAEWFNGIQGWLELFAMMLDIALFIAAIFLFIKICTWFNVAGFFTTKVPKWSEGVEMSLLRRRRAEHGDVC
- the LOC136421657 gene encoding uncharacterized protein translates to MAPRKNAVAKRARQKSECKGTDKEDRSRREPTGAGALVCCTPRGCGEGGSVTLGQDGLVRMVCTNTKCDQGNLMHKGCFEAYEEYVIKRLMKSRGGRIRCTDAQLRQGLWGKSWNITSKISVCNCGGHLRKDREWEPVEEAEPQAPVAKAVKKKSTEKPSLVGFSNRRSKKAQSSMRVLELNRNLKAGVKKGEEPVQTDQSCPPTQSCDQSSESEADDDDGEPSAPLGYLGCSNIPSFLPADEHLDFGHETYDMQSYYQQAASSSNSSPLPTSTDDWNSETCHSNNHPTSPDSEVPNALVECFAEWWVNDGWRECALYMAQQGLNTQHLISAHELEMTLELTSDPAIPVAEQLEPWLQEEGWQGFVQHYIERVEVTDLVGSEFDW
- the LOC136421317 gene encoding uncharacterized protein, with the translated sequence MYRLSSHIILVLLVASGLCLHGPSHLGDFTAEVVLDKFSSRYANITLVAAVGSLVGTVTPLATEDQGVPFVFELLVDSPSKVTSVKQVPLPSYIHGHSRLCLSPLSRPDDEVCKEVPFVEEAGRGFLVPPGPRLKVSESRKQRSNNGTTRSFLEYMNPGQWLNGVQTPLEGAAIAVDVFLMLLFAGVVAVLGVLCLQSRNVHRGASRETATTSA